Proteins encoded together in one Ignavibacteriota bacterium window:
- the obgE gene encoding GTPase ObgE — translation MFVDQVAIQIHSGAGGAGCVSFRREKYVPKGGPDGGNGGKGGDVIIRADVQLHTLLDLRYKHTYKAESGAAGSTSRKDGKWGRDEIVRVPCGTVIRDAATGEMVADLVEDGQEVRAALGGKGGRGNAVFATPTQQTPRFAEPGLAGEERELILELKLIADVGLVGLPNAGKSTLISVITAARPKIADYPFTTLEPNLGIVRYREYESFTVADIPGLIEGAHLGKGLGTQFLRHVERTSVLLIMIESPTEDYRETFTILRNELAQYSAELAQKPALVAISKTDAADEETEERITAFERTLGSPVLRFSSVSGAGMTRLLDAMWTLVEKHRAPLPSAQS, via the coding sequence GTGTTTGTTGATCAGGTCGCCATTCAGATACACTCCGGCGCAGGCGGGGCGGGTTGTGTCAGTTTCCGTCGAGAGAAATATGTGCCGAAAGGCGGTCCGGATGGCGGCAACGGCGGGAAGGGCGGAGACGTCATCATCCGCGCCGACGTCCAATTGCACACACTGCTCGATCTCCGCTACAAACACACGTACAAGGCCGAGAGCGGAGCAGCGGGCAGCACCTCACGCAAGGATGGAAAGTGGGGCCGCGACGAGATAGTGCGCGTACCCTGTGGCACTGTCATTCGCGATGCCGCCACCGGCGAGATGGTCGCTGATCTGGTTGAGGACGGCCAGGAAGTCCGTGCCGCGCTGGGTGGCAAAGGCGGCCGGGGCAACGCCGTGTTTGCGACCCCGACACAACAGACGCCGCGGTTCGCGGAGCCCGGCCTCGCAGGCGAGGAACGAGAACTCATTCTCGAGTTGAAGCTGATAGCGGATGTCGGATTAGTGGGACTTCCAAACGCGGGAAAGTCGACGCTGATTTCGGTGATCACCGCAGCACGTCCAAAAATCGCGGACTATCCATTCACAACCCTCGAACCAAATCTAGGCATTGTCCGCTACCGCGAATACGAGAGTTTTACCGTCGCCGACATTCCCGGACTCATCGAGGGTGCGCACCTAGGGAAGGGACTCGGCACGCAATTTCTCCGACATGTTGAACGGACTTCGGTTCTGCTCATCATGATTGAAAGTCCTACTGAAGACTACCGGGAGACATTCACGATTCTTCGCAACGAACTCGCGCAGTACAGCGCCGAACTCGCGCAGAAGCCCGCGCTCGTCGCTATCTCGAAAACTGACGCGGCGGATGAAGAGACAGAGGAGCGTATAACCGCATTCGAGCGCACTCTGGGGAGCCCCGTGTTGCGTTTCTCGTCTGTTAGTGGTGCAGGAATGACCCGGCTCCTTGATGCAATGTGGACGCTCGTGGAGAAACATCGCGCGCCTCTCCCGTCGGCGCAATCGTGA
- a CDS encoding iron ABC transporter permease: MTSARPHPARRALLISIAGAILTLGAACISLMSGPVSLPLPDVLRALLSWTGLMEKDMSAMARDIVLLVRLPRTVLAALAGGALSVAGAVFQVLLRNVLAEPYILGVSSGAAVGALIAMSTGIAALFWGAIPLSAFLGASLVVGVVHILARARAQNDSNTLLLVGVMVGAFLSAIILALVSTVGDPVRNALFWLLGYLGHATPATISIVAPVVLLVCGILFVKSHTLNVLALGDEQASHLGLDARRVSLLLYLAASMLTASVVSFSGSIGFVGLIIPHLLRRTAGPDHRVLLPGAFFFGAAFLIISDIVARSVLSPVELPVGAVTAALGAPVFIWMLWKGDGLGSAKLD; this comes from the coding sequence GTGACATCCGCACGGCCTCATCCCGCGCGCCGTGCCCTTCTGATCTCGATTGCAGGCGCAATCCTCACACTCGGGGCGGCCTGTATCTCGCTGATGAGCGGTCCAGTCTCTCTTCCGCTTCCGGACGTTCTTCGAGCTCTCCTAAGTTGGACGGGACTTATGGAAAAGGACATGTCGGCGATGGCACGGGACATCGTCCTTCTTGTTCGATTACCACGAACCGTGCTCGCGGCTCTCGCGGGCGGTGCACTCTCCGTGGCCGGGGCTGTATTTCAGGTGCTGCTACGAAACGTACTCGCTGAACCGTATATCCTCGGCGTTTCGAGCGGAGCCGCAGTCGGAGCGCTCATTGCAATGAGCACGGGCATTGCGGCGCTGTTCTGGGGCGCAATACCACTGAGCGCATTCCTTGGTGCCTCGCTTGTTGTCGGTGTAGTTCACATTCTCGCTCGTGCACGCGCGCAGAACGATTCCAACACCTTGCTGCTGGTGGGTGTCATGGTGGGCGCGTTCCTGAGCGCAATCATCCTGGCACTGGTCAGCACTGTCGGCGATCCGGTACGAAACGCTCTGTTCTGGCTGCTGGGGTATCTCGGCCATGCAACACCGGCAACAATTTCCATCGTCGCCCCGGTCGTTCTGCTTGTCTGCGGCATCCTGTTCGTGAAATCACACACACTGAATGTTCTTGCTCTCGGAGACGAACAGGCCTCGCATCTTGGGCTCGATGCGCGTCGAGTATCACTGCTGTTGTACCTGGCTGCATCGATGCTCACCGCCTCTGTGGTGAGCTTCTCCGGATCGATCGGATTCGTGGGATTGATCATTCCGCATCTGCTGCGGAGAACCGCCGGACCGGATCACCGCGTATTACTTCCCGGCGCGTTTTTTTTCGGCGCGGCGTTCCTCATAATCTCCGACATCGTGGCGCGTAGCGTTCTCTCACCGGTAGAATTGCCCGTTGGAGCCGTCACGGCTGCACTCGGTGCACCGGTATTCATCTGGATGCTATGGAAGGGAGACGGGTTGGGATCGGCGAAACTCGATTAA
- the gltS gene encoding sodium/glutamate symporter — protein MLTLGIIHTLALAALAIFLGHGVRRLLPVLARLNVPAPVIGGIIVSLVVLAAREWWSITVSFDTALQAPLMIAFFTSIGFAASGALLKSGGRLVLVFFGLSAAFAVIQNLAGILVALPFGLHPLFGVLAGSVTLTGGPATGLAFAPVFEQAGVQNAAVLAVATAMAGIVSGGLVGGPLATALIRRRKLRAPYAQPIKGETPVGTHLVEERIAEPPLHAPPGEDRESYLLLKNITVILAAMWIGSILSDTIAAWALTLPAYIGAMLAAALLRNIDDGTRLIGISQRSVDDIGSVALSLFIAMALITLDLRALAGLALPLLAILVLQIVLVALYCQLVFRWMGRDYDAAVMCGGFCGFMLGTTANAMANMETLIESYGPAPRAYLIVPMVGAFFIDFANALIITAFLNILR, from the coding sequence ATGCTCACTCTCGGCATCATCCATACTCTGGCGCTTGCAGCGCTGGCTATCTTCCTCGGGCACGGCGTCCGACGGTTGCTGCCCGTATTGGCGCGGCTCAACGTCCCCGCACCGGTGATTGGAGGCATCATCGTATCCCTCGTTGTACTTGCCGCGAGGGAGTGGTGGTCGATCACAGTGTCTTTCGATACTGCACTGCAGGCGCCGCTGATGATTGCATTCTTCACAAGCATCGGCTTTGCCGCGAGTGGCGCGTTGCTCAAAAGCGGCGGTCGCCTCGTACTCGTATTTTTCGGACTTAGCGCAGCGTTTGCCGTGATTCAGAACCTCGCGGGAATCCTGGTGGCTCTGCCGTTCGGCCTCCATCCCCTGTTCGGTGTCCTTGCAGGTTCGGTGACTCTCACAGGCGGACCCGCGACCGGCCTCGCGTTCGCCCCGGTCTTTGAACAGGCCGGAGTGCAAAACGCTGCAGTGCTGGCCGTGGCGACAGCCATGGCGGGCATCGTCAGTGGCGGCCTCGTGGGAGGTCCACTTGCAACGGCGCTCATCAGACGTCGGAAACTTCGGGCACCCTACGCTCAACCTATCAAGGGCGAGACACCCGTGGGGACACACCTCGTGGAAGAACGGATTGCGGAGCCACCGCTGCACGCGCCTCCAGGTGAGGATCGTGAATCCTATCTGCTCTTGAAAAACATCACCGTCATACTTGCCGCCATGTGGATCGGCTCGATCCTGAGCGACACAATCGCAGCGTGGGCGCTGACGCTCCCCGCATACATCGGCGCGATGCTCGCTGCGGCCCTTCTGCGAAACATCGACGATGGCACGCGGCTGATCGGAATTTCTCAGCGAAGTGTCGACGATATCGGAAGTGTCGCCTTGTCACTTTTTATCGCAATGGCGTTGATCACACTCGATCTGCGCGCTCTGGCAGGACTCGCGCTTCCACTCCTCGCCATTCTTGTTCTGCAGATTGTGCTTGTCGCACTGTACTGTCAGCTTGTCTTTAGATGGATGGGACGCGATTACGACGCGGCAGTCATGTGCGGCGGTTTCTGCGGATTCATGCTTGGCACAACGGCAAATGCCATGGCGAATATGGAGACGCTTATCGAGTCCTACGGACCGGCCCCTCGCGCCTATCTCATTGTACCGATGGTCGGGGCGTTCTTCATCGATTTTGCTAACGCGCTCATCATCACCGCGTTCCTGAATATTCTCCGGTAA
- the radA gene encoding DNA repair protein RadA → MHSPGTLESVKTKTRFVCQTCGASSGKWAGRCDSCGTWNSLVEEMVVPEPRGKGARGGSSTSMPTPVTGIDAARDARLLTGLPEVDRVLGGGIVPGSVILLGGDPGIGKSTLMMQICALLAGRAEKTVLYVSGEESLRQIKLRAERLQAMSDRFLVLSETNVDAVLDAIDRTDPALVIVDSIQTMYRPELESAPGSIAQVRECAALLQRRAKEAHVPVMLIGHVTKDGAIAGPRVLEHMVDAVLQFEGDHHHAYRIVRGVKNRFGSTNEIGIFEMRETGLREVANPSEVFLSERSRGNSGSCVCPVLEGTRALLVEVQALVSPSNFGMPQRTVSGIDGKRLSLLLAVLEKRFGLRTGQFDVFANIAGGVKIDEPAIDLAVAAAIVSSARDTAIDHATAIIGEIGLGGEIRSVSHLDKRVSEADKLGFETIVIPKGNLKDRRKGGIAVREVESLAEAMRVLVG, encoded by the coding sequence ATTCATTCACCAGGGACCCTTGAATCCGTGAAAACAAAAACACGCTTCGTCTGTCAAACTTGCGGGGCCAGCTCCGGGAAATGGGCCGGCCGCTGTGATTCGTGCGGGACGTGGAATTCCCTCGTCGAAGAAATGGTTGTTCCTGAACCTCGGGGGAAGGGCGCGCGCGGCGGTTCATCCACATCGATGCCGACACCGGTTACGGGTATCGATGCGGCGCGGGATGCGCGGCTGCTGACGGGATTGCCGGAAGTGGACCGCGTCCTAGGCGGAGGCATAGTACCCGGATCCGTCATTCTGCTCGGCGGCGATCCCGGCATCGGGAAGTCGACGCTTATGATGCAAATCTGCGCCCTCCTCGCAGGCAGAGCGGAGAAGACAGTCCTGTATGTCAGCGGAGAGGAATCGCTGCGGCAGATAAAATTGCGAGCCGAACGGTTGCAGGCAATGTCGGACCGCTTCCTTGTCTTGTCGGAAACGAATGTTGATGCCGTGCTCGATGCGATCGACCGCACGGATCCGGCGCTCGTTATAGTCGATTCCATACAGACGATGTACAGGCCCGAACTCGAGAGTGCGCCCGGGAGTATCGCACAGGTGCGTGAATGTGCGGCGCTATTGCAACGCCGCGCCAAAGAAGCCCATGTGCCGGTGATGTTGATCGGGCATGTGACAAAGGACGGAGCCATCGCGGGACCGCGCGTCCTCGAACACATGGTGGATGCCGTCCTGCAGTTCGAAGGTGATCACCATCATGCGTACCGGATCGTGCGCGGTGTGAAAAATCGCTTCGGCTCGACGAATGAAATAGGCATTTTCGAAATGCGTGAAACAGGACTCCGCGAAGTCGCGAATCCGAGCGAGGTGTTTCTGTCAGAGCGGTCGCGGGGCAATTCGGGATCCTGTGTCTGTCCGGTTCTCGAAGGTACCCGTGCCTTGTTGGTGGAAGTGCAGGCGCTCGTCTCGCCCAGCAATTTCGGGATGCCGCAACGCACCGTCTCGGGAATTGATGGCAAACGCCTTTCGCTTCTTCTCGCGGTACTTGAAAAACGATTCGGTTTGCGCACCGGACAGTTCGACGTCTTTGCCAACATTGCAGGCGGAGTCAAGATCGACGAACCTGCAATCGACCTGGCTGTGGCGGCTGCCATTGTGTCCAGCGCGCGCGATACTGCCATCGATCACGCAACCGCTATTATTGGCGAGATAGGACTCGGTGGAGAAATACGGTCGGTGAGTCATCTCGACAAACGTGTATCGGAAGCGGACAAACTCGGGTTCGAAACCATCGTGATTCCGAAAGGTAATCTCAAGGATCGGAGAAAAGGTGGTATCGCGGTGAGAGAAGTGGAATCGCTTGCCGAAGCGATGCGCGTCCTCGTCGGCTGA
- the meaB gene encoding methylmalonyl Co-A mutase-associated GTPase MeaB, producing MKKRHSSEADEHQEAHTGAEFAGDAAKHSPGGTLSVSTGSTTPGNLAPAYAEGAGRARSRALAVDEYAEGILRGDRIVLARAITLIESRKPDDNRLARALLGAVLPHSGRAARVGITGVPGVGKSTFIEALGCMLTEAGQRVAVLAVDPSSRISKGSIMGDKTRMERLASDPRAFIRPSPSAGSLGGVARKTREAMLLCEAAGFDVVIVETVGVGQSETVVHSMVDFFLLLMLAGAGDQLQGIKRGIMEMADALVIHKADGDNRVAADRARGEYEQAMHFLRSVSPDWFPPVLTCSSVTLEGIADVWKTITQHRALMTQNGYLRARRAEQDRSWMHDTIREALQDSFETHAGVAALLPMLERQVEEGSLPAVTAAQQLLDVFAGREDGTVP from the coding sequence ATGAAGAAACGTCACTCATCGGAAGCAGACGAGCATCAGGAAGCGCACACCGGCGCTGAATTCGCGGGTGATGCGGCGAAGCACTCACCTGGTGGGACCTTGTCCGTTTCAACCGGATCCACTACGCCTGGAAACCTTGCTCCGGCATATGCGGAAGGCGCGGGGCGTGCGCGCTCACGGGCGCTCGCGGTGGATGAGTACGCCGAAGGTATACTTCGTGGCGACCGCATCGTTCTCGCGCGGGCAATCACACTTATCGAAAGCCGGAAACCCGATGACAACCGGCTCGCTCGCGCTCTGCTCGGCGCCGTTCTCCCCCATTCAGGTCGCGCTGCGCGTGTCGGAATAACGGGCGTCCCAGGCGTCGGGAAAAGTACTTTCATCGAAGCACTGGGATGTATGCTGACGGAAGCAGGGCAGCGTGTTGCCGTGCTGGCGGTCGATCCAAGCAGCCGCATATCCAAGGGCAGTATCATGGGCGACAAGACGAGGATGGAGCGTCTTGCCTCCGATCCCCGCGCATTTATTCGACCGTCACCATCCGCAGGATCTCTCGGAGGAGTTGCGCGCAAAACTCGCGAAGCCATGCTGCTGTGTGAAGCCGCGGGCTTCGATGTTGTGATCGTCGAGACTGTGGGTGTCGGTCAATCCGAAACGGTCGTTCATTCGATGGTTGATTTTTTTCTCCTCCTCATGCTGGCCGGTGCGGGTGATCAGTTGCAGGGGATCAAACGCGGTATCATGGAGATGGCGGATGCACTCGTCATCCATAAAGCCGACGGCGACAACCGGGTTGCCGCCGATCGAGCGCGCGGTGAATACGAACAGGCCATGCATTTCCTGCGCAGTGTTTCGCCGGACTGGTTCCCACCCGTCCTGACCTGTTCTTCGGTCACGCTCGAAGGCATCGCGGACGTGTGGAAGACCATCACGCAGCACCGTGCTCTTATGACACAGAACGGTTACCTCCGTGCGCGACGTGCCGAGCAGGACCGTTCGTGGATGCACGATACCATCCGTGAAGCCCTACAGGACTCGTTCGAAACACATGCAGGCGTTGCGGCGCTTCTCCCGATGCTGGAAAGACAGGTGGAGGAAGGATCCCTTCCCGCTGTCACTGCGGCACAGCAGCTTCTCGATGTGTTTGCAGGTCGGGAAGATGGTACAGTGCCATAA